The DNA window TCGAACCCCGCTACCGACAGCTGCTGGCCGACATTCGCGATGGCGATCGCCGTTTCGGATTGGTCTGCATTGGGCCCGGTGTCAATGAACCCGACCCTGCCACCGGAACCGTCGGATGTGCATCGCCG is part of the Gemmatimonadaceae bacterium genome and encodes:
- a CDS encoding LON peptidase substrate-binding domain-containing protein; protein product: MTDQRLPIFPLGMVLFPGTVAPLHLFEPRYRQLLADIRDGDRRFGLVCIGPGVNEPDPATGTVGCASP